The DNA segment GGGAGGTGGGTGGTGTAGGGGCTAGACCCCTACGATAATGAGCGCGCGTGCCACGGTCGCGTCGCTGGTGGACGCCTGTGTGCCCCGACCAGCGGTCGCCGTGTTCATCTACTCGATCGGTGGGCATCGGGCCCGCATAAACCTTCCGCGAGCCGCAAGCGTTGCCGGGCCCGACCCGCGGCTGGCGGGGGGCTGACCGAGGCGTGTTCATCTTACGCGCGTACCTCCTCGTGGCTTACGCCGATCTCGCGCGCGAAGCGCTTGACGTCGGATCTGGTGACGCGGTTCTTCTCCGCGCCGTGGTCCTTCACCCGCCGGGTGATCTCCTTGACCTCGTCGTCGGTGGGGGAGAAGCCCGCCTCGTCCAGGAACTGCCGGACCGAGTGGGTGCCGGTGTGTTTTCCGAGCACCAGTTCGCGGCGCGCGCCGACCATCTCGGGGGTCATCACGCCCGGCTCGAACGTGTCGCTGTTCTCGATGACGCCGGCGGCGTGGATCCCGCTCTCGTGGGAGAAGGCGTTCTGGCCCACGATCGGCTTGTTCGCCGGGACGGGGACGTCGCTCTTCTCCTCGATCATCCGCGACAGCTCGGTGATGCGCGTCGTGTCGATGCCGGTGTCGACGCCGTAGATCGCCTCGGCGGCCATCACGACCTCCTCGTAGGCCGCGTTGCCCGCGCGCTCGCCGATGCCGTTGACGCTCACCTGGGCCTGCTCGGCGCCGGCCTCGAAGCCGGCGATGGCGTTCGCGCTCGCCATCCCGAAGTCGTCGTGGGCGTGGACGTCGATCCGCGCGTCGGTGTGCTCCTTCACCTCGCGGACCAGCGAGCCCATTCGGCTGGGGCTCGCGACCCCGCAGGTGTCGGGAATGTTGATCCAGTCGACGCCGACCTCGTCGACGGCCTCGACGATCTCCATCAGGAACGCGGTGTCCGTTCGGGTGGCGTCCATCGGCGAGAACATCACCTCGACGCCGGCCTCGTTGGCCCGGCGGACCGCCTCGACGGCCTGCTCGGTGACGTCCCCGCGGGTCGCGTGCATCGAGTCCTCGATCTGGACGTCGCTGGTGGAGACGAACGTGTGCACCATGTCGACGCCGCTGTCGATCGCTGCCTCGATGTCCTTCTCGACCACCCGGGCCAGCCCGCAGGTGGTCGTGTGCGTTGCCTTGGCGATGTCCCGGACGGCCTCGAACTCGGCGTCGCCGTTGACCGGGAAGCCCGCCTCGATGACGTGGGTGCCCATCTCGTCGAGCACCGCCGCTATCTCGCGTTTGTCGTCGTACGAGAACGAAGTTCGAGGCGTCTGTTCGCCGTCCCGGAGCGTAGTATCGAAGACCCGTGCGGTCTCGATCTCGTTATTGGAAGCTAACGTGCCCTGGAAGAACTCGACCCCCCCGACTGGTGTCGGAGGAGCCCATGGTGTGATCGGACATGGTATCTGGAGTCAGGGCCAGCCCAGTATATAAACCTGTCCGTCCGGCCGTGCCCTCCCTCCGGATCGTCGTTCACGATCCGCGTCACGAACGCCGCAATCGCACGACTGAAGCGACGTTTAAGGTGTACAATCACATTATACGGATACCTACGCGATCGCGACGCCGGGCCCGTTCGCGTCGACGCTCGTGAAAATTCCGTCCCGAATCGATTGAAACGTACTTCCGAGGCTGGAGCGCGCGCTCGAAACTGGACGGACGTACGGCCGGGGTGTACACTGAAGGGGCCGGCGAACCAAGGACGAACGCATGACGAACGATCAAGTACTCGAGATCCTGCGTGAGGCGTACAACGACGAGATGGAGACGGTGATGAACTACATGACTAACTCCATCGTCCTCGACGGGGTCCACGCAGAGGAGATCAAGGATAGCCTCGAACAGGACATCGACGAGGAGCTCAACCACGCACGGATGCTCGGCGAGCGGCTCAAGTACTTCGACGCCCGTCCGGGCGGCTCCTACGAGTTCGAGGCGCGCCAGGAGGGGCTCCAGCCCCCCGAGGACAGCACGGACATCCTCACCGTGATCGACGGCGTGATCGAGGCCGAGGAGGACGCCATCGAGACCTACCGCTCGCTGATCGACGCCGCCGAGGAGGCGAACGACCCCGTCACGGAGGACCTGGCGGTCCAGCTGCTCGCGGACGAGGAGGCCCACCGCGGTGAGTTCCGCGGCTTCCGCAAGGAGTACAAGGACTAGCGGACAGCCGAACGGTTTTTGCGGTCGGGGATCCACCCCCGCGTATGGCCGACTTCGGGCTCGATCTCAGGACCGTGGAGGAACACATCGACACCGACGATGAGAGCGACACGAGACGGGTCTCGCTCGGCGTGCTCGACGGGACGACCCCATCGGAGGAGTGGATCGCCGCGGTCGACCGCGGCGAGGTGCTCGTGCTCGCCGTCGAGGGCGAGCTGAACGAGCTCGCCTCGGGCTTCGCCCGCGAGATCAGCGAGTCCGGGGGCGAACTCGTCCACTTCCGGGAGTTCCTCGTCGTCACGCCGCCGGGCGTGAGCGTCGACACGAGGCGCCTCTGATCGAGCGCCGAACGCGTCGCTTTTTACGTACCGGCGACACGGATCGACCCGGCGTAGGGGAGCTCTCCCCGCCGAACCTGACGCTGATGGGGCCCGGCCCGAGCAACGTCCATCCATGCGTGTTGCGCGCGATGAGCACTCCGCTCGTCGGCCACCTCGACCCTCGTTCGTCGAGATCATGGATGAGACACGGGCACTATTACGCTACGCGTTTCGTACCGACAACCGGTGGACGCGGCCCGTCTCGGGCACCGGATCGGCGGCGATGGAGGCCGCCATCGGCAACGCGGCCGACCCGGTGACACGGTGCTCGTGCCGGCGAACGGCTACTTCGGCGGGCACATGACGGGCATGGCCCGACGCGCCGGTCGCGAACGACCAGCTCACCACTCGATCAGCGCGGCGGCGCCGTGGGAGCGGACGAGGATCGCGAGGAGGGTCGCCACGCCCGTGATCGCGAACGCGCCGCCGACGTAGAACACCGACGCCATGCTCACGGTCGTCATGAGCCACCCGCCCAGGAGCGGCGCGATCACGCTGCCGGGCCGCCAGACGAGCTCTCGGAGCCCGAAGCTGGAGGCGACCCCGCCCTCCGAGGTGCCCTCGTCGGCGAACAGCGCCATGCTCGCGGGTTCGCGGAGGCTGTCGGCCACGCCGAGCAGCCCGGAGAGGGCCACCAACGGGACGAACGCGGGCGAGAGCTCGCCGACGAGCGGGTAGCCCGCGGGCAGCGAGAGCCACGCGCCGATGGCGGGCGAGAACGGCACGCAGAGCGCGACGACGCCGTAGAGGCCACCACCGACGAAGACGAACGCGGCCCGGCCGTACCCGTCGGAGAGCCGGCCGGTGAACGGCTGGCAGAGCATGTTGGTGAACTTCTCGGCGACGACGGTGAGGCTCACCGCGAGCGCGCCGTAGGCCAGTCCGCCCTGGGCGGCCGTCACCCCGGCGTAGATCGGCACCCAGGTCCGGACGAGCGTCACGGCGAAGGCGTACTGCACGCGAAAGCTCGTGAGCGTGAGGATCCGACGGTTGAGCGCGAGATCGGCGAACGGGAACCCCCCGACCCGGGTCTCGTCGGGCTCCAGGTAGCGAACGCTCCCGAGCCACGCGACCGTCGTCAGGACGACGATGACGGCGAAGACGGGGGTGAAGCCGAACGCCTCGTAGAGCGCGCCCGCCGAGAGGCTTCCGAGGATGGAGGCGGCGAAGCTCGCAGCGTTGGCCTTTCCGATGTGGTTCGCCCGGGTGCCGCCCGCGGCGATCTGACCGACCAGCGAGAGGCTCATCAGTCCCGCGCCGGTCACCGCGATGCCCTGAAGCCCGCGCGCGAGGACGAGCGAGGCGCTCGAGTCGACCAGCGGGAACAGCGCGTAGGCGACCGCGCCGAGCCCGAGCGAACAGAGCAGAACGAGGCGCTTGTCGAAGCGATCGCCGGCCCACGCGAGCGGGACGACGGCGGCCGTCTGCGCGAGCGTAAACCCGGAGGTGTACATCCCGATGACGAACCCGGCGCCGACGGTCACGCCGAGGACGCTCGTCGCCGAGGGATCGAGCGCGTTGATGTAGTACGGGAGCAGCGTGATCAGCGTGATGAAGCCGAACCCCTCGGCGAACCGCGCGGCGTACAGGGTGAGAAACTGGGCTCGCTCGTCGTCCACACCGGTCGTGGCGATGGCTCCCGAATAGCCCTTTCGAAGCGACTATCGGAACGTCAGGTAGTGGCCGTCGGGGTCCCGAACCCGAACGCCGTCCTCTACCTCCTCGACCGCACACGCCCGATCGGCGACCCGGTCGGCGGCTCCTTGGGGATCCTCGACCCCGAACCCCAGATCGACGTGGACGCCGCCGCGCGCGTCGGCGAGTCCCAACTGGGGCTCCCAGAGTTCGAGGTCCGTCGGCCCCGAGAGGCGGATCCGACGCCGCTCGCTCCCGCGGTCCGCGACCTCGAATCCGAGATCGGCGTAGAACGACTCCGCACGCTCGAGGTCCGTCACCTCGAGGACCACCTCGAAGATCCCGGTGATCCCCTCGCCCTCGTCGTTCGACTGGCCGATCTCGACGCAGTGGTCGTCGGGATCGTCGAAGTAGAGCGACTTCGCGGAGCCGAAGACGTGCTCCTCGAGCTCGAACGACTCGGAGAGGTGGTCGTACCACCCGTCGTACGCCGCCGCGGGCGTCGAGAAGGCGTAGTGGACGTGGAGGCCGCCGCGGGGCACCCCCGTGGGCCGGCGCACCACGAGCGTCGTCTTGCCCGCCTCGAAGGCGACCTCACGGTCGGTCTCGCGTTCGATCGCCAGGTCGAGGTGTTCGACGTAGAACGCACGGGCCCGGTCGAGATGCTTGACCTCGAGTGCGAGCCACTCCAGCGTGTCGAGCATGGCACCACTGCGTGCGCGGACCACATATATCGTCGGCCGCGGCCGCCACGACCGGTCGGGACCGCGTCGCGAGCCGACGGGTGCCGGGCGGCGTTTTATCCCCGCGTGGGACGTACTCCGGACCATGACGATGAAGGCCGACGATCCGCCGACGCACGCACGGAAGATCGACGAGTGGGACGGCGGCTTCGGGTGGATCGCCCACCCGGAGGAGGAGATGCTGCGCGCGAGCCACGCGCTCGCGACGGACGAGGGGGTCTGGCTGATCGACCCCGTCGACGTGCCGGATCTCGACGAGTGGCTGACCGAGTTCGGCGAGGTGGCGGGCGTCGTCGCACTGGTCGGCCGCCACACCCGCGACGCGGCCGAGGTGGCGAACCGCTATGACGTCCCGGTCTACCTGCCCGAACCGCTCTCCTCGGCGCGCAAGGAACTCGACGCCCGCGTCGAGCTCTTCGGCGACGAGCTCCCGGGGACGGGCTACCGGACGATCACGCTGCTCGATACGCCGGTCTGGACCGAAATCGCGCTGTACGACGACGAGAGCGCCACGCTCCTGGTCCCCGAGAGCGTCGGGACCGCCGAGTTCTTCCGCGCGCCCGGCGAGCGCCTCGGCGTCCACCCCGCCCGCCGACTGGTGCCGCCGACGCCGCTTCGGGGGTTCGTCCCCGAACGCATCCTCGTCGGCCACGGCGAGGGGATCACCGAGGACGCATCCGGCGCGCTCCGGGAGGCGCTCTCGGGCTCGCGGCGCAACGCCGCGAAGCTCTACACGAGTACCCTCAAGAACTACCTCCCGCTATAGGTGACAGTATTTTTATAGATGCGTGACGAAACGCAAGCGTGGTCTACGTCACGCGAGGATTGATCGAGGCGCTGCTCGAGTTCGCGGCCGAGGCGGAGCCCGAACGGTTCACCGCCGGTCTCGAAGTCACCCTCGCGGAGGAGTTCGACGCTATGCTCGACCTCCCGCCGGAGACGCCGGTCTTCACCCACTTCTACCACCCCGACGCGAGCCAGTCGGTCAGCGCCGTCTTCGGGATGGACCTCTCGACGCCGATGGGTCGGACTCGCGGGCGGTTCGTCTCACACCCCGACGGCGAACTCTCCGTCTCGCTCACCGACGACCTGCACGCGACGATGCTCGTCGCGATTCCGCCGTGGAGACGGGAGTCGGTCGCGGTGTTCGATCGGCGCGGTCGGCGGGGCTCGCTCGAGGTCGTCGACGCCGAACCGCCGATCGAGGAGCTGTAGTCCGCCGTTCGTGCGGGCGGACTCGGATCAGCGCTCGCGCTCCTCGTGGAAGCGTTGCATCTGTTCGCGATGCAGCGTGACGATCAGATCGGAGAGCAGCCCGAACATCACGATCTGAAAGCCCAGCAGGATCGCGACGCCGGCGACCAGCGCGAGCACCTCGTGGCCGACGCCGTGGACGAACCAGCGATAGCC comes from the Halalkalicoccus sp. CG83 genome and includes:
- a CDS encoding LeuA family protein, yielding MPCPITPWAPPTPVGGVEFFQGTLASNNEIETARVFDTTLRDGEQTPRTSFSYDDKREIAAVLDEMGTHVIEAGFPVNGDAEFEAVRDIAKATHTTTCGLARVVEKDIEAAIDSGVDMVHTFVSTSDVQIEDSMHATRGDVTEQAVEAVRRANEAGVEVMFSPMDATRTDTAFLMEIVEAVDEVGVDWINIPDTCGVASPSRMGSLVREVKEHTDARIDVHAHDDFGMASANAIAGFEAGAEQAQVSVNGIGERAGNAAYEEVVMAAEAIYGVDTGIDTTRITELSRMIEEKSDVPVPANKPIVGQNAFSHESGIHAAGVIENSDTFEPGVMTPEMVGARRELVLGKHTGTHSVRQFLDEAGFSPTDDEVKEITRRVKDHGAEKNRVTRSDVKRFAREIGVSHEEVRA
- a CDS encoding ferritin-like domain-containing protein; this translates as MTNDQVLEILREAYNDEMETVMNYMTNSIVLDGVHAEEIKDSLEQDIDEELNHARMLGERLKYFDARPGGSYEFEARQEGLQPPEDSTDILTVIDGVIEAEEDAIETYRSLIDAAEEANDPVTEDLAVQLLADEEAHRGEFRGFRKEYKD
- a CDS encoding DUF5779 family protein, encoding MADFGLDLRTVEEHIDTDDESDTRRVSLGVLDGTTPSEEWIAAVDRGEVLVLAVEGELNELASGFAREISESGGELVHFREFLVVTPPGVSVDTRRL
- a CDS encoding MFS transporter, encoding MDDERAQFLTLYAARFAEGFGFITLITLLPYYINALDPSATSVLGVTVGAGFVIGMYTSGFTLAQTAAVVPLAWAGDRFDKRLVLLCSLGLGAVAYALFPLVDSSASLVLARGLQGIAVTGAGLMSLSLVGQIAAGGTRANHIGKANAASFAASILGSLSAGALYEAFGFTPVFAVIVVLTTVAWLGSVRYLEPDETRVGGFPFADLALNRRILTLTSFRVQYAFAVTLVRTWVPIYAGVTAAQGGLAYGALAVSLTVVAEKFTNMLCQPFTGRLSDGYGRAAFVFVGGGLYGVVALCVPFSPAIGAWLSLPAGYPLVGELSPAFVPLVALSGLLGVADSLREPASMALFADEGTSEGGVASSFGLRELVWRPGSVIAPLLGGWLMTTVSMASVFYVGGAFAITGVATLLAILVRSHGAAALIEW
- a CDS encoding VOC family protein, encoding MLDTLEWLALEVKHLDRARAFYVEHLDLAIERETDREVAFEAGKTTLVVRRPTGVPRGGLHVHYAFSTPAAAYDGWYDHLSESFELEEHVFGSAKSLYFDDPDDHCVEIGQSNDEGEGITGIFEVVLEVTDLERAESFYADLGFEVADRGSERRRIRLSGPTDLELWEPQLGLADARGGVHVDLGFGVEDPQGAADRVADRACAVEEVEDGVRVRDPDGHYLTFR
- a CDS encoding MPN domain-containing protein, which translates into the protein MVYVTRGLIEALLEFAAEAEPERFTAGLEVTLAEEFDAMLDLPPETPVFTHFYHPDASQSVSAVFGMDLSTPMGRTRGRFVSHPDGELSVSLTDDLHATMLVAIPPWRRESVAVFDRRGRRGSLEVVDAEPPIEEL